The Candidatus Methylomirabilota bacterium genomic interval AGCTTGGAGGAGGTGACCCTCGATGCCCGAACATGACCTCAGCAAGCCCGCAGTCGACGTCCGCGAAGAGCACGGAGTCTGGTGGATCACGTTCAATCGCCCCGAGGCGAGCAACGCCTTCACACTGGCCGACCTCGATCGGCTCGCCGACATCGTCGAGGACGCCGCCGACCGCGCGTCGGCTCTCGTCCTGACTGGAGCAGGGACGAAGGCATTCTCCGCGGGGATGCATCTCGCCGCCTTCTCGGACCTCACGCCCGAGCGCGCCCGCGAGTTCATCGGCAAGAACCGGCGGTTGCTCGCGGCCATCCGGACGGCGCCCGTGCCGACGATCGCGGCGATCAACGGCCATTGTCTCGGCACGGGGCTCGGCATCGCCCTGGCGGCGGACATCCGCATCGCCGTGCCGCACGCCACCTTCGGCGTGCCCGAGATCAAGGTCGGCGTGCCGTCAGTGTGCGACATCGCGCTCCTCCAGCAGCACATCGGGCTTGCGAAGGCCAAGGAAGTGATTCTCACGGGTGACACCTACCCGCTCGCGGAGCTCGCTCCCTACGGCCTGGTCAACGCCGTGGTGCCTGCCGACCAGCTCATCGGCGAAACGAAGGCAATGGTCGCCCGGGTGGCCCGGCATACCAAGACCGTGATCGCCGCCCAGAAGGAGATCTTCGAGATCTGGCAGAACGGGAGCCTGACGGAGGCGATCGACCGGAGCGTGGAGATCTTCGCCGACGTCTTCGCCTCGCCGGAGACCGCCGAGCAGATCGACCGGCACCGGGCGGCCCTGCGGCGGACGCCGGCCGCTGGCTGACCCGGGGCGGGGGTGCGGGCACGCCGTGGGGGCCTGCGTGCCGTTGCATCGCCTGTAAGCCTGCGTTACCATGAGCCCTCGGTCGATGTCCCGGGACGGTGACCGTAGCTCAATTGGTTAGAGCACTGGACTGTGGCTCCAGGGGTTGAGGGTTCGATTCCCTTCGGTCACCCCACTCCTGGGACCTGCGAAGGAACGAAGGCGCGGGCGCCCATAGCTCAGCTGGATAGAGCGTTAGCCTCCGGAGCTAAAGGCCAGAGGTTCGAATCCTCTTGGGCGCACCAATTCCCGGCCGCCGGGGCGACTCGGCGGCCGCTGTTCGTGGATCAGTAGTCGTGCGGTAAGGAAGGTGGGGCGGGTTACGGGCCGTTAGCTCAGTTGGTAGAGCAGCTGACTCTTAATCAGCGGGTCCAAGGTTCGAGTCCTTGACGGCCCACCAATCCAATCGGGGAGTTCCAGATCACCGGGGCTCCCCGAACCGGCTTCTGCTACTGTCTTGCTACCAGTTTGATCGTCGAGGGCGTTCGCGGCCGCCTCGCATCCGAGTGGTGTCGGCCTTGATCCGTGAGTCTGGAGGAGGATCACCATGGCGAAGACGATCATCAATCCTTTGTCGTCGGCCAAGCCGCCTTCACACTGAGGCCCTGAAGACTGCGCCTCGCGTGACGAGGCCAAGGGCGTCTTCGTCGGCGGCACGGATTGGTTGCTCTCCTCGAGTGTCGACCGCCGCACGGTTCTCAAAGGCGCCACCAGCGCAGCGCTCGGATTGGTCGCGTCCGCCTGCGGAGCACTCCGTCCGGCGACGTCGCCGTCCGCCGGCACGACCTCGGTACGATCCACGACGACGGCCGGCGCGGCGGAAGGCCGCGAAACCGTCTACGTGTTCAATGTCGGCTCGAAAGATGTCACGCTGATCGACGTCGCCGACAGGCAGGTGCGCGAGACTCGACCGCTCGGCGCCGCGGTGCGCTGGTTGTCCGACGAGCAGACGTACTGGGACGGAGCAAGGATCTGGACCTACGACTTTCCCAAGGATCAGGTCCAGGCCATCGCGATCGACCCGAGGCAGGTGGCCATCACCCGGACGATCGCCGGACTCGGCAAGGGCCCCGGCCACAGCCTGGTCGTGCTGCCGGACAAGAAGAAGGCCGCGGTCAACGTCGCGGGCGACAACCTGATCGTATTCCTCGATCTCGAGGCTGGCAGCGTGGACGCCACGCTCCAGACCGGCGCGTTCCCCTGAGACCTTCACCTCACGCCGGACGGTCGGTTCGGCTTCACACCGGAGCGCGAGGCGGACACGATCTCGAAGATAGACATGGTCAGCCGAAAGCTCGTCAAGACTGTCGCCTTCCCTGCCAGGAGCAAACCACATATGTTGCGCGTGTCTCCCGACGGGAAAGAGGTCTGGGTGCAGACCGCCGAGGCCAACACGAACGTGGTGCTCGACGCCTCCAATCTAGCCGTACTGGCGACGCAGCCATGTGGAAGGCAACCGGTCACCAACGCGTGGACTCGTGATCGGCGCTACTCGGTCCTGACCAACGGCCAGGACACCTTCGCCCAGATCTTCGATGCGCGGACGTTCAAGGAAGTAAAGCGCTTGACGATCGGGCAAGGCGCCGCCAACATCGGGTTCAGCAAGGACGGCCGGACGGCCTTCATCGCGGTGCGCGGCGCCCACGAGGTCGCCGTGATCGACCTCGTGAAGCTGGCGCTCGAGGGCCGGATCCGGGCAGGGACGGAGCCGCAGGGCCTAATCGTCCGCTGAACCGGGGGCGAGTGATGGTACCCCCCTATGCGCCTCGTTGTTGGGTGTGAACTCTGCAAAGCTCCCCGAAGCTGCTTCTGCCACGACTTTGATCATCCAGCGCCTCCGCCTCAGGAGCCGATGCCACAGCTCACCTCAGCATGAGCACGATGACCACACCCCAGAGGATCAGGAGCATGTTGCCGACCGCGTATGTGATCGTGTAGCCGAGAGCGGGGACGTTGCTCTGCGCCACATCCTGGATGGCCCCCAGCGCCGCGGTCGTGGTGCGCGCTCCCGCGCAGGCGCCGAGCAGTACGCCGGGATGGAACTTGAACACGTACTTCCCTGCGAGGATCGCCACGATCAAGGGCATCACGGTCACGAACATGCCCCACAAGAACAGGCTCATTCCGGCCTCCCGCAGGCCGTTGAGGAATCCGGGGCCCGTGCTGATCCCCACCACCGCGATGAAGATCATGAGCCCCATGTTGTTGAAGGCCCACAGGGTGGACTCGGGGATTCGGCCGAAGGTGCGACTGACGGCTCGGAGATAGCCGCCCACCAGACCGGCGACGAAGGCACCGCCGCTGGTACTGAGGCTCAGGGGCACGCCGCGGATGAGAATGCTGAACGCCCCGACTACGACGCCCGCCACGATGCCCAGGCCCATGAAGACCGCGCCGGTCCCCCCAGCGAACCGATCGGCATAGCCCAGCACCTCGATCGCCCGCTCGACGTCACGCGGGGCGCCAATGACCTGCAGCACGTCGCCGCGGTCCACCGTGGTCCCGAGCGTGAAGGGCATCTCGTGCCCCTGACGTATCAGCTTGCGGAGGACCACGCCGGGACCCTGGTGGTCATGCGTCGCATCGATCTGCTGAAGAGTCTTCCCGGCCACGGTCTTATTCGTGATGACGATGTCCACGATCTCGAGCGGAGAGGCGAGCAGCTCGTGGTCGTCCACCTCGGCACCGAGGTCCCCCTCCCCCCGGAGGAGCGTCTCGCGCGCGGCCACGATCGCCAGCACGTCGCCGCCCTGTATCGGTTCGTCGGGCTCGGCGGTGACCATATGGCCGCCCCGCCGGACGGCGTCGACGAAGGCGGGAATCCCGGGCTCCGCGAGGGTCTCCTCGAGGTCCGAGAAGCGCTGGCCCACGAACTTCGAATCCGACGCGATCCTGTACGCGCGGAACGCCACCTTGGCGTCGGTGCCGAGCCCACCCCCCTGGGCCTTCAGTCCGCCCAGCCTTCGCTCGTAGTCCTTGCATTCCTTGACGAGATCGACGCCGAGCAGCCTGGGCCCGATGAACGCCAGAAACCACGCCGAACCGGCCGTCCCGAAGAGGTAGGTGACCGCGTAGGCGATGGGCATGGCGTCGGTCCACGCTTTCGCGCGATCCGACGGCAGCCCGAGCCCGTTGATGGTGTCGGTCGCCACCCCGAGCACCCCCGAGCTGGTGGCGGCACCGGAGAGAAGTCCGGCCGCGAGGCCCGCGTGGTACCCGCCCAGGCTGGCGGCGACGTACGTGGACAGGAGCACGGCGAGGCACAGGACGCAGGCGAAGATCACCTGGGGCAGGCCGTCGCGCTTCAGTCCGCGAAAGAACTGCGGTCCCACGTCGTAGCCCGTCGCGAAGAGGAACATCAGGAAGAACACCGATTGCACGCTCGGCGAGATCGTAATGTTCAGCTGCCCGATGAGCACCCCCGCCAGCAGCACCGCGGTCACGTTCCCGAGACTGAACTTCCCCAACTTCAGCGGCCCCACGCACAACCCGATCGCGAGCGCGGCGAGGATGGCGATCTCCGGATACTGTCGGAGCGTCTGGGCGACCCAATCCACGCGTCCCCCCGTCAGGCGTCGGTGAGCG includes:
- the aspT gene encoding aspartate-alanine antiporter, which produces MDWVAQTLRQYPEIAILAALAIGLCVGPLKLGKFSLGNVTAVLLAGVLIGQLNITISPSVQSVFFLMFLFATGYDVGPQFFRGLKRDGLPQVIFACVLCLAVLLSTYVAASLGGYHAGLAAGLLSGAATSSGVLGVATDTINGLGLPSDRAKAWTDAMPIAYAVTYLFGTAGSAWFLAFIGPRLLGVDLVKECKDYERRLGGLKAQGGGLGTDAKVAFRAYRIASDSKFVGQRFSDLEETLAEPGIPAFVDAVRRGGHMVTAEPDEPIQGGDVLAIVAARETLLRGEGDLGAEVDDHELLASPLEIVDIVITNKTVAGKTLQQIDATHDHQGPGVVLRKLIRQGHEMPFTLGTTVDRGDVLQVIGAPRDVERAIEVLGYADRFAGGTGAVFMGLGIVAGVVVGAFSILIRGVPLSLSTSGGAFVAGLVGGYLRAVSRTFGRIPESTLWAFNNMGLMIFIAVVGISTGPGFLNGLREAGMSLFLWGMFVTVMPLIVAILAGKYVFKFHPGVLLGACAGARTTTAALGAIQDVAQSNVPALGYTITYAVGNMLLILWGVVIVLMLR
- a CDS encoding enoyl-CoA hydratase/isomerase family protein, which produces MPEHDLSKPAVDVREEHGVWWITFNRPEASNAFTLADLDRLADIVEDAADRASALVLTGAGTKAFSAGMHLAAFSDLTPERAREFIGKNRRLLAAIRTAPVPTIAAINGHCLGTGLGIALAADIRIAVPHATFGVPEIKVGVPSVCDIALLQQHIGLAKAKEVILTGDTYPLAELAPYGLVNAVVPADQLIGETKAMVARVARHTKTVIAAQKEIFEIWQNGSLTEAIDRSVEIFADVFASPETAEQIDRHRAALRRTPAAG